The following proteins come from a genomic window of Megalops cyprinoides isolate fMegCyp1 chromosome 6, fMegCyp1.pri, whole genome shotgun sequence:
- the LOC118778758 gene encoding transcription factor NF-E2 45 kDa subunit-like: MPAPASGALPHQTPRDVEMDFTWQELMAITELQDFEMPGESPFDSTVCHAHDAFGITPPPTELHPFGCGANPEVVFDQPYTEVTVGGIQACQRTGTDVEDLCEHLGTGMGSSLLNNPPVQPPLLGPLEHISLGDPKTDGKGNSQCQKCPMLGQCLRSSTHKKATDDLGSGLSLSTGSSSTLLSNAVTFEPACLGREASQGYSDDEPLKMDTMVEQSSMRVNQYYQQPGNLYPYPVQPHSYFLNPHSPPQIQQGLQLHQIFPPAKNGFHLDSTILPQSAPHTEAFIKPRAAPTPQTGAEPMGRDERQALALHIPFPLEQIINLPVDDFNELLARHALNEPQLALVRDIRRRGKNKVAAQNCRKRKLESIVLLEDELGRLRVRHEQLAREHVDFQSSLALARCRLSELCTKVSSWLQDHDRCPYSMDHFSFQHTGDGSVHLGPCGVGD, from the exons ATGCCTGCACCTGCCTCTGGAGCCCTGCCACATCAAACCCCACGGGATGTAGAAATGGACTTTACATGGCAAGAGTTGATGGCCATCACAGAGCTCCAG GATTTTGAAATGCCTGGTGAGAGCCCTTTTGATTCCACTGTGTGCCACGCCCATGATGCATTTGGAATAACCCCACCACCCACAGAGCTGCACCCTTTTGGCTGTGGTGCAAATCCAGAGGTTGTTTTTGATCAGCCATATACTGAGGTAACGGTAGGAGGGATACAGGCTTGTCAGCGCACAGGCACAGACGTGGAGGACCTGTGTGAGCATTTGGGTACAGGGATGGGCTCCAGTTTGCTCAACAACCCACCAGTCCAGCCACCATTGCTGGGCCCACTTGAACACATAAGTTTGGGGGACCCTAAAACAGATGGTAAGGGCAACTCTCAATGTCAGAAATGTCCAATGCTGGGACAATGCCTGAGGTCAAGTACACATAAAAAAGCTACTGATGACCTGGGGTCTGGCTTGAGCCTGTCCACTGGTTCAAGCTCTACCCTGCTGAGTAACGCAGTGACATTTGAACCTGCCTGTCTGGGGCGAGAGGCTAGTCAGGGCTACAGTGATGATGAGCCACTGAAGATGGACACCATGGTAGAGCAAAGCAGCATGAGGGTTAACCAGTACTACCAGCAACCAGGAAATCTGTATCCCTACCCAGTACAACCCCATTCTTACTTTCTGAACCCACATAGCCCCCCACAGATACAGCAAGGGCTGCAACTGCACCAGATCTTCCCCCCAGCCAAAAATGGATTCCACCTGGATAGTACCATCCTACCCCAGAGTGCGCCCCACACGGAGGCTTTCATTAAACCGAGGGCAGCACCCACCCCTCAAACAGGGGCAGAACCAATGGGCCGGGACGAGAGGCAGGCGCTGGCGCTGCACATCCCCTTCCCGCTTGAGCAGATCATCAACCTGCCGGTGGACGACTTTAATGAACTCCTGGCCCGGCACGCACTCAATGAACCCCAGCTGGCGCTGGTCCGAGATATCCGCCGGCGTGGCAAGAACAAGGTGGCCGCTCAGAACTGCCGCAAGCGCAAGCTGGAGAGCATCGTCCTCCTGGAGGATGAGCTAGGCCGGCTGCGAGTGCGGCACGAGCAGCTGGCACGGGAGCACGTTGACTTCCAGAGCAGTCTGGCACTAGCCAGGTGCAGGCTTTCAGAGCTCTGCACCAAGGTGTCCTCCTGGCTGCAGGACCACGACAGGTGCCCCTACTCCATGGACCATTTCTCCTTCCAACACACAGGCGATGGAAGTGTCCACCTAGGGCCATGTGGTGTTGGTGACTAA